In one Micromonospora polyrhachis genomic region, the following are encoded:
- a CDS encoding serine/threonine-protein kinase yields the protein MTVDPPRNAPTVSGYRIQERIRRGPDATVYRAFTEDGDEPVALKVLRTETAQATELALLPRLPAHPHLVRVVGTGRTDDGRPYLAMTYHPDGSYADVLARRGPMPVAEAVRVAAAIAEALQVIHDAGLIHRDVTPDNILCGATGPVLADFGIAADPDELAGTVALDRLTPPHAAPEALRRQRQDARSDVYSLASTLWTLLAGHPPFAVAGDRTPDPFAYREDTLHRPVPQVPRVEVPAGLQALLARGMAKTPEARFGSAAEFGAALSDSAALSDPAALSDQSALTVPATPATPATPATPAGRAGRAGPVIEVPAAGSTPTGSTGGGRQEPIRPPERVRPGRSPSTPDLPAPAESAASGSSTSVAPASPTPTPPASVASDQLAPTPPASVVSDQLASVSPASVVPDQLASVSPASVVSAPPLPAPLASDPSTPTPAADTAYTGASAMRKAVVVPPAPPAIGAPRWHGRWGAHRAVATVIGLVLGAATVLLVIRPGAEPQAGPEPTPSASQNQLAAPRQVGLRDERIAVTLTWQDGSAGQAPSYVVGGPVGRPPSTLANGAAGVTSVRVNGLNPTVDYCFVVVTVLSVDEVAHSEEVCTRRSTPGPSR from the coding sequence ATGACCGTCGACCCGCCCCGGAACGCCCCGACGGTATCCGGCTACCGGATCCAGGAGCGCATCCGTCGAGGGCCGGACGCGACGGTGTACCGGGCATTCACCGAGGACGGCGACGAACCGGTGGCGCTCAAGGTGCTCCGCACGGAGACCGCGCAGGCCACCGAACTGGCCCTGCTGCCTCGCCTTCCCGCGCACCCACATCTGGTACGTGTCGTCGGCACCGGTCGTACCGACGATGGGCGACCGTACCTGGCGATGACGTACCACCCGGACGGCTCGTACGCCGATGTGCTCGCCCGGCGCGGCCCGATGCCGGTGGCCGAGGCAGTACGGGTCGCCGCCGCCATCGCCGAGGCGCTCCAGGTGATCCATGACGCGGGGCTGATCCACCGCGACGTGACCCCGGACAACATCCTGTGCGGGGCGACCGGCCCGGTGCTGGCCGATTTCGGCATCGCGGCCGATCCTGACGAACTGGCCGGCACCGTCGCCCTCGACCGGCTCACCCCGCCCCACGCCGCCCCGGAGGCGCTGCGTCGGCAACGGCAGGACGCCCGATCCGACGTCTACAGCCTCGCCTCCACCCTGTGGACCCTGCTCGCCGGCCATCCACCGTTTGCGGTGGCGGGTGACCGGACACCGGATCCGTTCGCCTATCGGGAGGACACCCTGCACCGTCCGGTGCCACAGGTGCCTCGCGTGGAGGTGCCGGCCGGGTTGCAGGCGTTGTTGGCCCGGGGCATGGCCAAGACCCCGGAGGCACGTTTCGGCAGTGCCGCCGAGTTCGGCGCTGCCCTGTCGGACTCCGCTGCCCTGTCGGACCCTGCCGCCCTGTCGGATCAGTCGGCCTTGACGGTTCCGGCGACCCCGGCGACCCCGGCGACCCCGGCGACCCCGGCAGGTCGGGCGGGGCGTGCCGGACCTGTCATCGAGGTGCCGGCCGCCGGCAGTACGCCTACCGGCAGCACCGGGGGCGGCAGGCAGGAGCCGATCCGCCCGCCGGAACGGGTCCGCCCAGGCCGATCGCCGTCCACGCCCGATCTGCCGGCCCCGGCCGAGTCTGCCGCATCCGGCTCGTCCACATCGGTCGCACCTGCCTCGCCTACACCGACCCCGCCCGCATCTGTCGCATCCGACCAGCTCGCACCGACCCCGCCCGCATCTGTCGTATCCGACCAGCTCGCATCGGTCTCGCCCGCATCTGTCGTACCCGACCAGCTCGCATCGGTCTCGCCCGCATCTGTCGTATCCGCTCCGCCCCTCCCTGCCCCGCTCGCATCTGACCCGTCCACACCCACGCCAGCAGCGGATACGGCCTACACCGGCGCGTCGGCGATGCGGAAGGCGGTAGTCGTACCGCCAGCCCCACCGGCAATTGGTGCACCACGATGGCACGGCCGTTGGGGTGCCCATCGCGCCGTCGCCACCGTGATCGGGCTCGTCCTCGGTGCGGCCACCGTGCTGCTGGTCATCCGGCCCGGCGCCGAACCCCAGGCCGGGCCGGAGCCGACCCCATCGGCGTCGCAGAACCAGTTGGCCGCGCCCCGGCAGGTCGGGCTCCGCGATGAGCGGATCGCGGTGACCCTGACCTGGCAGGACGGCAGTGCCGGACAAGCACCGTCGTACGTGGTCGGCGGACCCGTC
- a CDS encoding right-handed parallel beta-helix repeat-containing protein, which translates to MARTLLVAPQQRGAYATVGAALAAASSGVTILVTPGTYHEALFVVDMSVRVTAADDSGTVELDARGLPHPAFDVRNGELSIEGLTVRAGDHPAIAGRRSSISIKQCEISSGYDAAIDVRDRSRCDALQTRITGGQFGFLFEDSGGTVQDCEVSDVDDGMIVRLGADPQIRASTISRCQRRGIYVYQLGKPVVEGCEISQVGAVGVEIAHESSPVLRRCWIHDTQGVAIQVGRGCAGEIDSCRVENVRSPGIEVAPDASTRVTGTGDDRAGRPDAADDSRDQAVLGSLLAELDAMVGLAGVKAQVRGLIDELQVNEWRRGAGLAVEQTGHHLIFAGAPGTGKTTVARLYGRLLAVLGVLPSGAFREVARRDLVGQYLGQTAIKTAAVFEEAAGGVLFIDEAYTLSRAGLRGDFGQESIDTLVKLMEDHRDNVAVIAAGYTTEMTEFLSANPGLASRFSKTIEFENYHSEELVLIITRLARAADYEFVPETQPLLGEHFERLRHEPNFGNAREARRLFEAVRQAQAQRLRGSGQRPTVDALRQLTVADLTLAIEEGRHTGSPA; encoded by the coding sequence ATGGCGCGCACTCTTCTCGTGGCACCCCAGCAGCGCGGCGCGTACGCCACGGTGGGCGCGGCGTTGGCCGCCGCGTCGTCCGGGGTGACGATCCTGGTCACCCCGGGTACGTACCACGAGGCACTGTTCGTGGTCGACATGTCGGTCCGGGTGACGGCGGCCGACGACTCCGGCACGGTCGAGCTCGACGCGCGCGGCCTGCCGCATCCGGCGTTCGACGTCCGTAACGGTGAGCTTTCGATCGAAGGGCTGACCGTACGAGCCGGTGACCATCCGGCGATCGCCGGTAGGCGCTCCTCGATCTCGATCAAACAGTGTGAGATCTCCAGCGGATATGACGCGGCGATCGACGTCCGGGACCGCAGCCGCTGCGACGCGCTCCAGACGAGGATCACCGGGGGCCAGTTCGGGTTCCTCTTCGAGGACTCCGGCGGCACCGTGCAGGACTGCGAGGTGAGTGATGTCGACGACGGCATGATCGTACGACTCGGTGCCGACCCGCAGATCCGGGCCAGCACGATCAGCCGCTGCCAACGTCGAGGTATCTACGTCTACCAACTGGGCAAACCGGTGGTCGAAGGATGCGAGATCTCCCAGGTCGGTGCCGTCGGGGTGGAGATCGCACACGAGAGCTCACCGGTCCTGCGGCGGTGCTGGATCCACGACACCCAGGGCGTGGCGATCCAGGTGGGCCGGGGCTGCGCGGGAGAGATCGACAGCTGTCGGGTGGAGAACGTCCGGTCGCCAGGCATCGAGGTCGCGCCGGACGCCAGTACCCGGGTCACCGGCACCGGCGACGACCGGGCCGGTCGGCCGGACGCCGCCGATGACAGCCGCGACCAGGCGGTGTTGGGTTCGTTGTTGGCCGAGTTGGACGCGATGGTCGGACTGGCCGGGGTCAAGGCCCAGGTCCGAGGGCTGATCGACGAGTTGCAGGTGAACGAGTGGCGGCGGGGTGCCGGCCTGGCCGTGGAACAGACCGGTCACCATCTCATCTTCGCCGGCGCACCGGGCACCGGAAAGACCACGGTCGCCCGGCTGTACGGTCGTCTGCTCGCCGTGCTGGGGGTGCTGCCCAGTGGCGCCTTCCGCGAGGTCGCCCGGCGTGATCTGGTCGGCCAGTACCTCGGCCAGACGGCGATCAAGACGGCGGCTGTCTTCGAGGAGGCGGCTGGTGGCGTGCTCTTCATCGACGAGGCGTACACGTTGTCCCGGGCAGGGCTCCGCGGCGACTTCGGCCAGGAGTCGATCGACACGCTGGTCAAGTTGATGGAGGACCATCGGGACAACGTGGCGGTGATAGCCGCCGGCTACACCACGGAGATGACCGAGTTCCTTTCGGCCAACCCGGGACTCGCCTCCCGATTCTCCAAGACCATCGAGTTCGAGAACTACCACTCCGAGGAACTGGTCCTGATCATCACCCGGCTTGCCCGCGCCGCCGACTACGAGTTCGTCCCCGAGACGCAGCCACTGTTGGGCGAGCACTTCGAGCGGCTCCGGCACGAACCGAACTTCGGTAACGCCCGCGAGGCCCGCCGGCTGTTCGAGGCGGTACGCCAGGCGCAGGCCCAACGGTTGCGGGGGAGCGGGCAGCGGCCGACGGTCGACGCACTGCGCCAGCTCACCGTCGCAGACCTCACCCTGGCGATCGAGGAGGGGCGGCACACCGGTTCGCCAGCCTGA
- a CDS encoding RNA polymerase sigma factor: MHLDPPTEDLLRREAPQVLGALVRRYGRFDVAEDAVQEALLAAARQWPVDGIPEKPRGWLIRVASRAMTDMLHSQFARQRREEQVHFAIPPDRFLAPAADTVRQPEDDSLLLLFLCCHPSLSAASQVALTLRAVGGLTTEEIARAFLVPAATMGQRISRAKATVAKSGAAFRMPAGSEVEARLRAVLRVIYLIFNEGYVASAGAELTRIDLSSEAIRLARILRQALPDDGEVAGLAALLLLTEARRPARVAADGAAVPIAEQDRERWDRRLISEGTALLDSSMGVTRLGPYQIQAAIAALHDAAPRPTDTDWPQILALYTLLQRYDDSPMVTLNRAVAVAMVRGPRAGLDQLRDLDGLGDHHRLHAVRAHLLELAGDRGAARSAYRQAARLTLSVPERRHLLHRADRLGDGTAGTR; the protein is encoded by the coding sequence ATGCACCTGGATCCACCCACCGAGGACCTGCTTCGCCGGGAGGCACCGCAGGTCCTCGGTGCGCTGGTACGGCGCTACGGCCGATTCGACGTCGCCGAGGACGCCGTCCAGGAGGCGCTGCTGGCCGCCGCCCGGCAGTGGCCGGTCGACGGGATACCGGAGAAGCCACGTGGTTGGCTGATCCGGGTCGCCTCCCGGGCCATGACCGACATGCTGCACAGCCAGTTCGCCCGGCAGCGGCGAGAGGAGCAGGTACATTTCGCCATCCCACCGGACCGGTTCCTGGCCCCCGCTGCGGACACCGTCCGGCAACCCGAGGACGACAGCCTGCTGCTGCTCTTCCTCTGCTGCCATCCGTCGCTGTCGGCAGCGTCGCAGGTCGCGTTGACGTTACGGGCCGTGGGCGGACTCACCACCGAGGAAATCGCGCGGGCGTTCCTCGTACCCGCCGCCACCATGGGGCAGCGGATCAGCCGGGCCAAGGCCACGGTGGCGAAGTCCGGCGCCGCGTTCCGGATGCCCGCCGGGAGCGAGGTCGAGGCCCGGCTGCGCGCGGTCCTGCGGGTGATCTACCTGATCTTCAACGAGGGGTACGTCGCTTCCGCCGGTGCGGAGCTGACCCGCATCGATCTCAGTAGCGAGGCCATCCGGCTGGCCCGCATACTACGACAGGCCCTGCCTGACGATGGCGAGGTCGCCGGACTGGCCGCGCTGCTGCTGCTCACCGAGGCCCGCCGACCGGCCCGGGTCGCCGCCGACGGGGCGGCCGTTCCGATCGCAGAGCAGGACCGGGAACGGTGGGACCGCCGGCTCATCAGCGAGGGCACCGCCCTGCTCGACAGTTCGATGGGCGTCACCCGGCTGGGGCCGTACCAGATCCAGGCGGCGATCGCCGCCCTGCACGACGCCGCCCCACGCCCCACGGACACCGACTGGCCGCAGATCCTCGCGCTCTACACCCTGCTCCAACGGTACGACGACAGCCCGATGGTCACCCTGAACCGGGCGGTGGCGGTGGCCATGGTGCGGGGCCCCCGGGCAGGGCTCGACCAACTCCGGGATCTCGACGGTCTCGGCGACCACCACCGTCTCCATGCTGTCCGCGCACACCTGCTGGAACTCGCCGGAGATCGGGGGGCAGCACGAAGCGCCTACCGGCAGGCCGCCCGGCTGACCTTGAGCGTGCCCGAGCGTCGTCATCTCCTGCACCGCGCCGACCGCCTCGGTGACGGCACCGCCGGCACCCGCTGA
- a CDS encoding MmcQ/YjbR family DNA-binding protein, translating to MADARDVRRLALALPHVIEIASDGFDFRVGNKGFVWSYPERKPGGPRVIRTDIAVLYVGDEAEKQALLLGEPEIFFTTPAYDGVPLVMLRLAQVNLDRLTELVTDAWRMRAPDALASDFDNDTDLLHLESGTVDR from the coding sequence ATGGCTGACGCCCGTGATGTTCGTCGTCTGGCACTCGCTCTGCCGCACGTGATCGAAATCGCGAGCGACGGCTTCGACTTCCGGGTTGGGAACAAGGGTTTTGTCTGGTCCTATCCCGAGCGTAAACCAGGCGGGCCACGGGTCATCCGGACCGACATCGCAGTGCTGTACGTCGGCGACGAGGCGGAGAAGCAGGCGCTACTGCTTGGCGAACCGGAGATCTTCTTCACGACGCCTGCCTACGACGGGGTACCCCTGGTCATGCTGCGGCTCGCGCAGGTGAACCTCGATCGCCTGACCGAACTCGTCACCGACGCGTGGCGGATGCGCGCTCCAGACGCGCTTGCCAGCGACTTCGACAACGACACCGATCTGCTGCACCTGGAGTCGGGGACAGTCGATCGATAG
- a CDS encoding DUF998 domain-containing protein: protein MTIGTSQRAAGVDGAPRVHSLRPGRLLAAGLLAGPLFAALVAVQLVAHRDFDLSRHPISMLATGDHGWVQVATFAVTGLLVVAASRGVHHRLTAGRGRVWVPRLIALFGIGLIAAGIFVPDAENGYPAGTPDGPVATMSWHGIAHSASAAIGYNALIVAMVVFAVRLAILRRHGWAVANAAVALTLLVLLSLPMADGVSIRMAFGGVVAFGWLAALCGSLRLGRARRPGEPRHPR, encoded by the coding sequence ATGACGATAGGAACAAGCCAGCGAGCAGCGGGGGTCGACGGCGCACCCCGCGTACACTCGCTCCGGCCCGGCCGGCTGCTCGCCGCCGGCCTGCTCGCTGGGCCACTGTTCGCCGCCCTGGTAGCGGTTCAACTGGTGGCCCACCGAGACTTCGACCTCAGCCGGCACCCGATCAGCATGCTCGCCACCGGAGACCACGGTTGGGTACAGGTGGCCACCTTCGCCGTGACCGGGCTGCTGGTCGTGGCCGCCTCTCGTGGCGTGCACCATCGGCTCACGGCGGGTCGGGGCCGGGTCTGGGTGCCCCGACTGATCGCCCTGTTCGGGATCGGTCTGATCGCTGCGGGCATCTTCGTGCCTGATGCCGAGAACGGCTATCCGGCCGGCACCCCCGACGGGCCCGTCGCGACAATGAGCTGGCACGGGATCGCCCATTCCGCCAGCGCTGCGATCGGCTACAACGCCCTGATCGTCGCAATGGTGGTGTTCGCGGTACGTCTGGCCATCTTGCGGAGACACGGCTGGGCGGTGGCCAACGCCGCGGTCGCACTGACGTTGTTGGTGCTGCTGTCCCTGCCCATGGCCGACGGGGTGAGTATCCGAATGGCGTTCGGAGGTGTCGTGGCCTTCGGCTGGCTGGCCGCGCTGTGCGGATCCCTCCGTCTCGGCCGGGCCCGCCGGCCCGGCGAGCCCCGTCACCCCCGGTGA
- a CDS encoding YciI family protein, with protein MKYLLLAYTSANTWTEEDVSAEEVQRICDFYAQFEKELTESGEWVGSEGLADPSHTRTVRKVGGAPVATDGPYVEAKETLVSFSIVDVASYDRAVEIAARVVDFTGETIEVRPVMQVDFGGDD; from the coding sequence ATGAAGTACCTGCTGCTGGCGTACACCAGCGCCAACACCTGGACCGAGGAGGACGTCAGCGCCGAGGAGGTCCAACGGATCTGCGACTTCTACGCCCAGTTCGAGAAGGAGTTGACCGAGTCCGGGGAGTGGGTCGGCTCGGAGGGTTTGGCGGATCCGTCACACACCCGGACCGTCCGCAAGGTCGGCGGAGCGCCGGTGGCCACCGACGGCCCGTACGTCGAGGCGAAGGAGACCCTGGTCAGCTTCAGCATCGTCGATGTGGCCAGCTACGACCGGGCGGTGGAGATCGCCGCACGGGTCGTCGACTTCACCGGCGAGACGATCGAGGTCCGGCCGGTCATGCAGGTCGACTTCGGCGGCGACGACTGA